Part of the Synechococcus sp. MU1617 genome, GGACACCGAACAGGTGGTTCTGATGCTTGGGCAGGCGACGCTGGGACATGGCCACCCGGATGAACTGGCGCTGCGTTTGTTGCAGTGCCATCTGGGGGTGGGCATGTCGAGTCTGCTGTTCCAGCGTCTACGGGAAGACCATGGCGTGGCCTACGACGTGGCAGCTCACTTCCCTGCCCTGACGGGGCCGGCGCCGTTTGTGCTGATGGCCTCCAGCGTGGAGGAGCGCTCAGAGCTCGCTCTGGAGTTGCTGCTGAACATCTGGGATGAGCTGAGTGAGCAGCCCCTCAGTGAGGCCGCACTGGAGCTCGCACGGGCCAAATACATCGGTCAGCTTGCCCAGGGGCTGCAGACCTGCTCCCAACGGGCGGAGCGACGCGTTCAGCTGAAGGCTCAGGGGTTGCCCGACGATCATGACCAGCGCTGTGTTGAGGCTCTCGCGGGGCTGACACCGACGGATGTTCGCCGGGCAGCCAAACGTTGGCTGAGCGAGCCACGACTCAGCCTGTGCGGAACCTCCGGCGCACTGGAGCAGCTCGCCCGGCGCTGGCGGCGCCGGGCAGCTGCTTAGTCCGCCTCAGCGGCATCCACCGCATCCAACCGGTCGAGGGGGATCAGAAACGTTCCCCGGCGAAAACGCACGGCAACCGTGTCAATGGGATGAAGCGCAACCACCTCGCCCACCTCACCGACCGCGACCAGATCAGGCGGTCGCAGCATCGGCATCGGATCCGCCGACTTGAGGTATGCAAGCTGCTGCGACAGGCGCAGGCGATCACCAATCGATACCTTCATCTGGACTGGGCAGAATCTGCATTGTCGAGCAGGATGGGCCGAGTTGAGCGACTGATGTGAGGGCTCTCGCCTCCTGGTGTGGTGCCCTGGCGGGTCTGCTGGCCATCCTCTCCGGTGGCCTTGTGCCGGCCGCGTTGTTCCTGCCTGCCCCCAATCCAATCATTCTCCCCCTGCCCGTCACATGGCAGGTACCAGCGCTGCTGCTCTGCGCCATGGTCAGTGGACCGCGTGCCGGCGTGATGGCCGCTGTTGGCTATCTGTCCCTGGGGTTGTTCAGTCTGCCGGTGTTCCATGGCGGTGGCGGGTTGAGCTACGTGCTTGAACCGGGTTTCGGCTATCTGGCGGGCTTCGTTCCCGCGGCTTGGCTCACCGGTCGGCTGGCGCAGCAGGACGGCATGGATGACCTGCCAAGACAGTCGCTCTGCGCCCTTGCGGGACTGCTCGTTCTCCAGATCTGCGGGGTGCTGAATCTCGCCTTCGGGGCGCTGTTGGGGCGATGGTCCCTTGGCTTCCCCGAGCTGCTGATGCAGTTTTCGATCGGTCCGCTACCGGCTCAAATGCTGCTCTGCATCGGTGCAGGATTCCTCTCAGTTGTGCTGCGCCGGTTGTTAATTATCGAGCCATGAAGAGAGCACTTCCGCGTCGCTCAACCCTGCTGATTGCCCTGGTCATCGTGATGATGGATCAGCTGAGCAAGGCTGCGGCCTCCAGCGCTTTGCAAGGGGGCCAATCCCTACCAGTGCTGCCACACCTGCTCTCCCTGCAATTGGTGCACAACACCGGCGCAGCCTTCAGTGTTCTTCAGAACTCCACTGCCCTGCTTGGGCTGCTCAGCTTTGGTGTTGGCATTGGGCTGATCTTGTGGATCTGGCGTGAACGGGTGCTGCCGTTCTGGCAAGCCCTTGCCGCTGCGGCGCTTCTGGGCGGAACCCTGGGCAATGGTCTTGATCGTTGGCGCTTGGGGCACGTGGTGGATTTTCTGGCGCTCCAACCGATCGATTTCCCGATCTTCAACGGAGCAGATGTCGCCATCAATCTCGCTGTGCTCTGCTTTGCCATCGACCTCATCACACGCCGGGGTGACAGCAGCCGTGGCTGACCCAAACTTGCCCTGAGGCTGGTGTGACGCAGGCATGAAACGCCAAACCCGGTTGCTGATCGGTCTCGCCGTTGCCTTTGTGGCTCTCGTGCTGATCGGCGTTGCTGTTCAGACCATCCGCAGCCTGCTGTGGGATCTGAGTTACTTCCTGCCTCCCTGGTTGCTAACGCCGGTGCTGCTGCTGGGGTTCGTGCTGGTGGCCACCGTGGCGGTGCAGGTGGGTTGGCCGATGTGGAAACGCCTTAAAACACGCCCAGACCAACGCCAAAGTCAACCCACCGCCGCTCCAAAGAACCGCCGGGATGCCGCAACCACCAGCCTGGGCCATGTGGATCGTCTAATCGAACGCATCCAGGACGACATCAGCCGCCGCAGCCTTCAGAACGAACGCGATCGGGTCGCTGAGGAGCTGAAGCGAGGCGATCTGGTGGTTGTGGTCTTCGGCACCGGATCGAGTGGCAAGACATCGCTGATCCGTGCCCTACTCAATGAAATGGTCGGCGATGTGGGTGCGCCCATGGGCGTGACCAAAACAAGCCGTGCCTACCGCCTGCGTTTGAAAGGTTTGGAGCGTGGTCTTCAGCTCGTGGACACCCCAGGAATCCTGGAAGCTGGAGAAGAAGGCCTTAGCCGAGAGGAAACAGCCCGTCGTCGGGCGGTTCGCGCCGACCTGTTGATTGTGGTGGTGGACGGAGACCTCAGAGCCTCGGAATACACCGTCGTGAGCTCTCTCGCCAGTCTCGGCAAGCGCCTGCTCCTGGTGCTGAACAAGCGGGATTTACGCGGTGTTGAGGAGGAAAGGAGGCTCCTGCAAGTGCTTCGTTCCCGTTGCCAGGGACAGCTCAACGCTGCGGATGTGGTGGCCTGCAGTGCATCTCCTCAATCGATTCCTCAACCAGGACGTCGCCCGCTGCAGCCGCTGCCTGACGTCAGCGATCTGCTGCAGCGCCTCGCCGTCGTGCTGCATGCCGAGGGGGAGGAATTAATTGCCGACAACATCCTTTTGCAATGCCGATCCCTCGACAGCCGCGGGCGCGACCTGTTGAACGACCAGCGGTCTCGGGAAGCCAAACGCTGCATCGACCGCTACAGCTGGATGGGAGCGGGGATCGTCGCCGCCAACCCGCTGCCTGGGATGGATCTGTTGAGCACAGCAGCGGTGAATGCCCAGATGATCCTGGAGATGGCCAAGATTTACGGGGTCGAGATGTCCCGTGATCGCGCCAAGGATCTGGCCCTGTCCCTCGGACAGACTCTGGGCAAGTTAGGCATCGTCAAAGGTGCCATGAGCTTGCTGGGCACCAGCCTGAGCCTGAGTTTGCCCACCTTGGTTCTGGGTCAGGTGCTCCAAGGGGTGGTGACCGCATGGCTCACCCGAATCGCAGGAAGCAGTTTCATGCGCTATTTCGAGCAGGACCAAGACTGGGGTGACGGCGGCATGCAGACCGTTGTTCAACAGGCTTTTGAGCTCAACCGACGGGAACTCTCACTGCAGCGCTTTCTGGCCAGTGCGATGCGGCAAGTGGTTGAACCGCTTCAGACGGCGGCGGCGGGACGGCTTCCCCCCCGGCCAGGGCCTCAGCAGGAGGGGGAAGCATCGGACCCCGGGCATCCAGAACCGTGATCAGGAGCAGATAGAGCACACCAATCGCCACGGAGATCGCCCCGGTGACGATGGCAACCCAGCGTGAACCCTGCTGCTGTTCCGACATGGGAGCCTTACAAACGATGGCGATTGTGAACGATCAGGCTGGAGCCAGGGATCCATTCAGTCGTCCCGACAAGTCGCTGAGGTGCTGAGCCGTGGTGTGGGGGTTACCAAAAACCGCCTTGAGACAGAAACGGTCGCCGTAGAAGGGTCGCGACAGCATGTAGCCGTGAGACAGCAGCATTTGACGGGTAGCTTCACTCCAACGGCCGGCTGCATCAACGCCCCCCTCCTTGGCATGGAATGCCAGCAGGTGAAGATCACCGGCCAACAAGGTGAACTTCTCTGGATCCAACTGGGCGGCAAAGGCGGTCCGCCGTTGCAAAGCTCCGCCGAGCGTCGCTTCGATGCCCGCCTCGCCCAACTGACGCAGGCCCAGCCAAAGCTTGAGGATCTCCGCAGGTCGGGTGCCCTGCAAGCCGATCTCCCCGCCGTGATCCATCCCCTTGGGCGCCTCCATGTAGGGCAAACCCGTTGAAAAGGCCTGACGGAGATGGGTTCGGTCCCGCAGCAAGAGCAGGGATGACGCCTTGGTGATGCCCAGCAATTTCTGGGGGTTGAGCGTGATCGAATCCGCCAGTTCCATGCCGTCCATCAGAGATGCATGGCTGGAACTCAGCGCGAACACACCGCCGATGGCAGCATCAACATGCAACCAGACCTCAGCATCACGGCAGAGGGTTGCCACATCCAACAGAGGATCAATGGCTCCGCGCACTGTGGTGCCGGCCGTGGCCACGACCGCCAAGCAAGGACGCCCCTCGGCTTGCAGGGATCTCAAACGCTCAGCCAAAGCCTCGAGGCAAAGGCCACCATCGGCAGCCACGGGAAGCGTCTGGAGCGCATCATCCGCCAGCCCCATCACCCTTGCGGCCTTGTTGATCGAGACGTGTGCATCTTGGCTGCACAGCAGCACAGGATCCCGATGTCTGGCCCCCAACGCCGCCCGTGCCGCCACCAGCGCCATGAGATTGCTCAGGGTTCCGCCGCTGGCCAGAACCCCTCCAGACCCCGTGGGCAAGCCAATCCTGTGGCAGAACCAGCGGCAGAGGTCATGTTCAAGGCCTGTCAGACCAGGCGAAAGCTCCTCGGCCAGGAGGTTGTTGTTGAGACCTGCACAGACCAATTCCGCCGCAATTGACGCGGTGAGCGGGGGTGGATCGAGATGGGCCAGAGCACCGGGATGGGACGGCTGATACGCCCCATCCATCACCTGCTGAAGGTCACTGAGCAGCGATTCAACGCTAGCCCCCTCAACACCTGGGGCCACATCAGGCAAGGGACGCATGACGGGGACCGGGCTGGATCGATCAGCGGAGCCGATCCAACGGCAGAGCAGATCTGAACTGCGATGCAGGAAGTCCCTCAGCACCGGATCTGAAGCCGAGGGGATGGCGAACGGAGCAAGCCGATCCGGGGGGTGCTGAGACTCGGAACAGGCTTGCAACGGAGACCCGTGAACTGCAGTGATCTTCGCGTCTCGTGGGAAGGTGCTCAAAGGACAACGTGGGACAGCGGTGGATCAGCGGGATGAGTTCACTCGCTGGATGGACGTTCTGCTCCAGCGCGCCGAGGAGGCTGGAGTGGAGGGAGAAGTGCCGGTGGCCGCTGTGATCCTCGATGGAGAGGGACGAGCCATCGGCCATGGACGCAACCGGCGCCAGAGCCACAGGGATCCCCTCGGGCACGCCGAACTGGTGGCCTTGCAACAGGCAGCGATCGTTCAGGACGACTGGAGATTCAACAACTGCACCCTGATCGTCACCCTCGAGCCCTGCCCCATGTGTGCAGGGGCCTTGGTGCAGGCCCGCATGGGAACTGTGGTTTTTGCGGCAACAGACCCCAAGCGCGGTGGCCTGGGGGGAAGCCTTGACCTCTCTACCCATGCCAGTGCTCATCACCACATGAGGGTGATTCAGGGCGTGCGCGAACCTGAGGCGAGGGGGCAGCTGGAACGCTGGTTCAGGCAGCGGCGGCGACAGAACCGCTGAAGCGAGGCAGCTCTGTCTCAAACAGGTTGAGCAGACGGTTCACGTTTTCAGGGTTGGAGTTGTACCCCATAAGACCGATGCGCCAGATTTTTCCGGCCAGGCTGCCGAGTCCGCCACCCACCTCGATGCCGTGGTTGTTGAGCAGGTGTTGGCTAAAGGCCTTGCCATCCACACCTTCAGGAATGCGAACCGTGGTGAGGGTGGGCAATCGGCGGTCGGCTGGGACATGCATCGAAAGGCCGAGGCTTTCCAGACCACTCCAGAGCATCTCCGCATTGCTGCGATGGCGTGCCCAGGCCTGATCGAGACCTTCTTCTGCCAAAAGACGCAGAGCCTCACGCATGCCGAAGTTCATGTTGACCGGCGCAGTGTGGTGATAAACGCGGTCACTTCCCCAGTACTGATTCAGCAGGGAGACATCCAGGTACCAGTTGGGAACCTTGCCCTGACGAGCTGTCATCTTGGCCTCAGCACGGGGACCCATGGTGAAGGGGCCGAGTCCGGGAGGGCAGCTCAGGCCCTTCTGGCTGCAGCTGTAGGCAAGATCAACCTTCCACTCGTCGATGTAAAGCGGTACACCCCCCAGGGAGGTGACGGTGTCGAGCAGCAGCAGGCAATCGTGCTTCCGGCAGAGGTCGCCAATGCCCTCCATGGGTTGGCAGACACCCGTTGAGGTTTCGGCATGAACCATCGCCAGGATGGCAGGCTTGTGCTCGATCAGCGCCGCTTCCAGCTCATCGAGGGAGAACCACTCACCCCAGGGCTTCTCAATGGTTTTCACCTCAGCGCGGTAGCGGCCGGCCATGTCAGCCAGTCGCAGGCCGAAGTATCCCTTGACCGCCACGAGAACGGTGTCTCCCGGTTCGACGGTGTTGGCCAGGGTTGCCTCCATGGCAGCACTGCCGGTGCCGCTCATCGGAAGTGTGAGGCGGTTGTCGGTCTGCCAGGCGTAACGCAGCAGCTCTTGGACCTCACCCATCAGCTCCACGTAGAGAGGATCAAGGTGACCAATCGGCGTTCTCGACAGAGCCTTCAGAACCGTTGGGTGGGCATTTGAGGGGCCGGGTCCAAGCAGAAGGCGGTCGGGTGTGCCGATCGGTGCAAAGGCTTTGCGGTGACGATCGTCAACAGGAAGGAGTGAGTTCGTCGTCGCCAAAGCCCTGATCGTTGGTTCGTGATGGTGAGCCTACGCAGTCACGCCCCTTGGGAGGGTGAGGAAAGCGCAATTGCAATCTGTTCGAATCTTGCTTGAACCTGTGGGCTCAGCGCTGGCGCACGTTCGTTTCACCAAGGCCCTTGGCCAGGTGATCAAACGGCTGAAGGACGGTGGAGAGCTGATCGGATGCAGCACCGTTGGCCAGAAGCATCTCGGAAACAACTTCTCCCAACAAAACGATGCTGCGGACTGTTGGGCCGGTGGGTACGCCGAGACTCTTATAGGTGTCGTCGAGTCCGTTCAGAACACGCTCATTGAGGATCGTGGAGTCACCAGCCACCAGGGCGTAGCTGGCGTAACGAAGGAAATAGTCCATGTCCCGCAGGCAGGCGGCGAGCCGGCGGGTGGTGTAAGCGTTGCCGCCAGGCAGAAGCAGGTCGGGTTCATCCCGGAACAAGCGCTGACTGGCTTCACGCACAATCTCGGCAGCAGAGCCGTTGATCAGCTCAACGGCCTGAATCCGCAGCGTGGATTCATCTAGGTACGCATTGATGCTGTCGATCGCTGGACGATCGAAATAACGACCCAACTGGTCGTAGCGACCGATCAGACCGCTGATTGCATCGCGCATGTCCCTGAATCTCCAGAGGATCCCCAGCGGAAGCTAACACCGTTGAGGCGGTCAGATCCTTTGGCAGGCCTGCATTTCAGCCAAGTTGACAGAAACGGTTACGCAGTCGCCCTCTAGCGGTTAAAACGTACCCCTTGATACAAAATGGTGGCTTGTGGCTGTTTACGGTCACATCACTGCACAATTCAGTCGAACAGTCCTTTCTTATGTCGAAATCCCCCCAGGACGTCCTGCGCCAGATCAAGGACGAAGGCATCGAACTGATCGACCTCAAATTCACCGATCTGCACGGCAAATGGCAGCACCTCACGGTCTGCACCGATCTGCTGGAGGAAGAGTCCTTCACTGAGGGCCTGGCATTTGACGGCTCATCCATTCGCGGATGGAAAGGCATCCAGGCCTCCGACATGGCCATGGTGCCGGACCCCAATACCGCCTGGGTGGACCCCTTCTACCGGCATAAGACCCTGAGCATGATCTGCTCGATTCAAGAGCCACGCACCGGCCAGCCCTATGAGCGCTGTCCCCGCGCCCTGGCCCAGCGAGCTCTGAACCACCTGGCCAGTACCGGGCTGGCCGACATGGCTTTCTTCGGCCCTGAGCCGGAGTTCTTCCTCTTCGACGACGTCCGCTACAACTCGGCCGAAGGTGGTTCCTTCTACAGCGTTGACACCATCGAGGCGGGCTGGAACACCGGACGCATCGAGGAAGGCGGCAACCTCGCTTACAAGATCCAGGAGAAAGAGGGCTACTTCCCTGTCGCTCCCAACGACACCGCACAGGACATCCGCTCCGAAATGCTCCTGCTGATGGGTCAGCTGGGCATCCCCACCGAGAAGCACCACCACGAGGTGGCTGGCGCGGGCCAGCACGAACTCGGCATGAAATTTGCTGAGCTGATCGAGGCCGCCGACAACGTCATGACGTACAAGTACGTCGTTCGCAACGTGGCCAAGAAGTACGGCAAGACGGCCACCTTCATGCCCAAGCCGGTGTTCAACGACAATGGCTCCGGCATGCACGTGCACCAGAGCCTTTGGAAGGGCGGTCAGCCCCTGTTCTTCGGTGAAGGCACCTACGCCAACCTCTCGCAGACGGCCCGCTGGTACATCGGCGGCATCCTCAAGCATGCTCCCGCCTTCCTGGCCTTCACCAACCCCACCACCAACAGCTACAAGCGTCTGGTGCCCGGGTTTGAAGCACCGGTCAACCTCGTCTACTCCGAAGGCAACCGCTCTGCCGCCGTGCGGATCCCGCTCACCGGCCCGAGCCCGAAAGCCAAGCGCCTCGAGTTCCGTTCGGGTGATGCCCTTGCCAACCCCTATCTCGCCTTCAGCGCCATGCTGATGGCCGGTCTGGACGGCATCAAGAACCAGATTGATCCCGGCGATGGCGAAGACCGCGACCTGTTCGAACTGGCAGCTGAAGAGCTGTCCAAGATCGCCACAGTTCCTGCGTCACTCAACGGCGCTCTCGAAGCGTTGAATGCCGATCGCGCCTTCCTCACCGCTGGCGGCGTGTTCAGCGACGACTTCATCGACAACTGGATCGACCTGAAGTACGAGGAGGTTCAGCAGCTTCGCCAGCGGCCGCACCCCCACGAATTCACCATGTACTACGACGCCTGATCAGCGCCCATACATCCCACGACCCGCCTCCCTGGAGGCGGGTTTTTTTGTGGACTGCTAAGCACGCGATTGCGCGTCACATTCGCTGGAATAGCGCTGTTGTCTGGATCCGCGATGGCATCAACGCCCCTGAGCAAGCTTGCGTACCAAACGCTTCAGCAAGGCAAAAGCATCGCGGGCCTGGCCCACAAAGAGCTGAGCACAAAGCTGATGGAGCTGCTGGCTCCCGATGCCGTTCCCAAGACGGAACCCGTGTCCGCAGAAGTTCTTGGAGAGCTCCGCCTGGACATGGGCAAGCTCCAGGAACAGGATTGGCAGGATGCCGAACAGGGGATTTACCCCGAGCAGTTGTTGTTCGATGCCCCCTGGCTCGACTGGGTCAGCCGCTACCCGCAGGTTTGGATGGATCTTCCCTCCACGTGGGATCGACGTCGTGAGCGCAACGTGCGCGATCTGCCCAAGGAGACCGACAAAGAGCTTTACCCCGAGTACTACCTCCAGAATTTTCATCATCAAACCGACGGGTATCTGAGTGACCACTCGGCCGGTCTCTACGACCTGCAGGTGGAAATCCTCTTCAATGGCACCGCCGATGCCATGCGACGGCGGGTCTTGGCTCCGCTGAAACGGGGCTTGAAGCACTTCGCAGACCGTGCACCCGGCTCCCTGAAGATTCTCGATGTGGCAACCGGCACGGGCCGGACATTGCACCAAATCCGGGCTGCTGTGCCCCACGCACAGCTCATCGGAACCGATCTCTCCGAGTCGTACCTGCGTCAAGCCAACCGCTGGCTGAATGACGGCGATGCATCGCTGGTTCAGCTGATCCGTGCCAACGGAGAATCCTTGCCATTGGCGGGAGGATCGGTTCAAGCCGTTACCAGTGTGTTTCTGTTGCACGAACTGCCGGCGGAAGCACGCCAGAACGTCCTGAACGAGGCCTGGCGTGTACTCGAGCCTGGTGGAGTGTTCGTGCTGGCCGACTCTGTTCAGATGGCTGACTCACCCAAGTTCGCTGCAGTGATGGAAAACTTCCGGCGTGTCTTCCATGAGCCCTACTACCGCGATTACATCGGCGATGACATCGACGCCCGCCTCTCAGCTGCAGGGTTCGAAGGCATCACCGCGGAAACCCACTTCATGACGCGGGTCTGGTCAGCGCGCAAACCCATCGCAGAGGCCAGCTGAGGGGATTCCCTGACAGCGTCCCTTGCACGAACGGCTGCGAGCCATAGGGTGTGATCGATTCTGAAGGGAACTTCATGACAAATCCCTTCCGGCTGCGTTGGCTTCAGGGCTGGACGTTTCAGGTGGTGCTGATGGAAGGCCATGTGCAGGTGGAAGCCCACGGTTTCGGCATCTGCCTACGCACGGCTGTGATGCCAGGGGAAAGTCCTCAGGCAGCGGCCGATCGTTTGGTCTTATCTGAAGATCGACGCAGGCGGGCTCTGCACAATGCCTGGCTTCGTGGTCAGGACATGGCGCAGCCCACTGAAGTGTCAACGACGAAGGAGGTTGCCCCCTCCTCCAATTCGCTGGTGGTGGTTGGCTAGGCCCATCGCCAACAGGTGACCTGTTCTCCTGATCTATTCAGAGCCGAGCAAGAAACCAAGCCAAAGCAAACCCTGCTCCACCAAAACGCATTGCCCTCCAGAAGCGCTCCCCCGAAGACGGTGAGAGGGGCCATCCCACAGGTGGCTGGCTAATCAGGTTGGAGCCAAGCTTGCCTCGTTGCACCCAACGCCGCGCAGCAACACCCGACCGGGCATGGGCCTGACATTGGCCTTGCAATAGAAGGCGGGAGGCACGGTGGAGCCAACGCAATGCACTGCTGGGACGTTTGCCTTTGCGCTGTTCCACGCCGTTGCACCCACATCACCCGAAACTAGATCGATCTTCTGATCCAGGGATGACTTCACCCGACGCCCCATGGCCCGACTCCGCCAAAGCCAAGGCGGAAGAGCTGCATCAGTTGCTCCGCATCGGCGATCGCGACTGGCATCAGCTGAAGAGCCACCGACAGCGGCGTGGAGCCGAGTTGCTGGCGGCTGCGATGGTGCAACTGCTCCGCCAAGGGAACAGCTCCGACGTGGAGAAGCTGACCCAACAGGCGCTCGGATGGTTCAAAGGAGAGTTGAAGGATCCGGGCTGTCCGCGTCACTGACGGGCCGGCGGCAGGCCAGCTGCAGGCGATTCCCGCGCCGGCTCCAGCGGACATCATCAAAACATTGGTGGATCAGAAACAATCCACGGCCGCTGGCAGCATCAAGCGCGGTCGGCAGAGTTGCGGTACGGGACTGCTCTGGAAGGCCACAACCCTCATCTTGAACCTGCCAGACCATCCAATTGGGCGTGAGGATGCGGCGAACGCGCAGCTTCTTGGCGGGGTTCTCAGCGTTGCCATGGCGAACGGCATTGACCAGGGCTTCATGCAATCCCAGTTCAATCCGCTGACTGGTGAGAACACAACCAACTGGCTCAGTGAGCAGCTCCAGCAAAGGGGCCAACTGCAGGGTCGACGGCAAGTTGAACTCAGCCCAGCGAAACCTCTTGGACGGCACAGTTGGGCACGTAGACGTCGGTTATTCGAACTTACCGTTGATGGGAAGTCCCGTCAGAATCTCCGGGCCACAAGTGCCGGATGATTCAACAGGGAATCCATCAGGCGAACGCCACGAAGCTGATTGATCAACGGCATATGCCCCTCTGGGGCCTCGATCGACCAGGTGAAGGCACTTGGATAACGCGTCCAGACGCCATCGCATTTCCAGCCGATCCGGGGCCAAAGGCGTTCGTAACGCCCATCGAGGGCTGACAACAACTGGGACTGGGCTGTGAAGCCAAAGCGACCTTGGGAATACACCGTCCAGAGTCGATCGAGACTGACCAGATCAACGCCGGACATCGGCGCTACTTCTGAGAAATAGACGTAGCCCCGTTTCACGGCGGCATCACCGGCTAATTCGCGGAGGCACTGACTGGTAATGCGATCTGCCTCCTCAAAGTTCTGATGGAGCAGCTCCTGCTGCAGCGGCCCATAATCCAGGCCAGCCCCG contains:
- a CDS encoding NAD(P)H dehydrogenase assembly family protein, with the translated sequence MKVSIGDRLRLSQQLAYLKSADPMPMLRPPDLVAVGEVGEVVALHPIDTVAVRFRRGTFLIPLDRLDAVDAAEAD
- a CDS encoding biotin transporter BioY; its protein translation is MRALASWCGALAGLLAILSGGLVPAALFLPAPNPIILPLPVTWQVPALLLCAMVSGPRAGVMAAVGYLSLGLFSLPVFHGGGGLSYVLEPGFGYLAGFVPAAWLTGRLAQQDGMDDLPRQSLCALAGLLVLQICGVLNLAFGALLGRWSLGFPELLMQFSIGPLPAQMLLCIGAGFLSVVLRRLLIIEP
- the lspA gene encoding signal peptidase II → MKRALPRRSTLLIALVIVMMDQLSKAAASSALQGGQSLPVLPHLLSLQLVHNTGAAFSVLQNSTALLGLLSFGVGIGLILWIWRERVLPFWQALAAAALLGGTLGNGLDRWRLGHVVDFLALQPIDFPIFNGADVAINLAVLCFAIDLITRRGDSSRG
- a CDS encoding YcjF family protein, which translates into the protein MKRQTRLLIGLAVAFVALVLIGVAVQTIRSLLWDLSYFLPPWLLTPVLLLGFVLVATVAVQVGWPMWKRLKTRPDQRQSQPTAAPKNRRDAATTSLGHVDRLIERIQDDISRRSLQNERDRVAEELKRGDLVVVVFGTGSSGKTSLIRALLNEMVGDVGAPMGVTKTSRAYRLRLKGLERGLQLVDTPGILEAGEEGLSREETARRRAVRADLLIVVVDGDLRASEYTVVSSLASLGKRLLLVLNKRDLRGVEEERRLLQVLRSRCQGQLNAADVVACSASPQSIPQPGRRPLQPLPDVSDLLQRLAVVLHAEGEELIADNILLQCRSLDSRGRDLLNDQRSREAKRCIDRYSWMGAGIVAANPLPGMDLLSTAAVNAQMILEMAKIYGVEMSRDRAKDLALSLGQTLGKLGIVKGAMSLLGTSLSLSLPTLVLGQVLQGVVTAWLTRIAGSSFMRYFEQDQDWGDGGMQTVVQQAFELNRRELSLQRFLASAMRQVVEPLQTAAAGRLPPRPGPQQEGEASDPGHPEP
- a CDS encoding aminotransferase class V-fold PLP-dependent enzyme, which gives rise to MQACSESQHPPDRLAPFAIPSASDPVLRDFLHRSSDLLCRWIGSADRSSPVPVMRPLPDVAPGVEGASVESLLSDLQQVMDGAYQPSHPGALAHLDPPPLTASIAAELVCAGLNNNLLAEELSPGLTGLEHDLCRWFCHRIGLPTGSGGVLASGGTLSNLMALVAARAALGARHRDPVLLCSQDAHVSINKAARVMGLADDALQTLPVAADGGLCLEALAERLRSLQAEGRPCLAVVATAGTTVRGAIDPLLDVATLCRDAEVWLHVDAAIGGVFALSSSHASLMDGMELADSITLNPQKLLGITKASSLLLLRDRTHLRQAFSTGLPYMEAPKGMDHGGEIGLQGTRPAEILKLWLGLRQLGEAGIEATLGGALQRRTAFAAQLDPEKFTLLAGDLHLLAFHAKEGGVDAAGRWSEATRQMLLSHGYMLSRPFYGDRFCLKAVFGNPHTTAQHLSDLSGRLNGSLAPA
- a CDS encoding nucleoside deaminase; this translates as MDVLLQRAEEAGVEGEVPVAAVILDGEGRAIGHGRNRRQSHRDPLGHAELVALQQAAIVQDDWRFNNCTLIVTLEPCPMCAGALVQARMGTVVFAATDPKRGGLGGSLDLSTHASAHHHMRVIQGVREPEARGQLERWFRQRRRQNR
- a CDS encoding alanine--glyoxylate aminotransferase family protein, with protein sequence MATTNSLLPVDDRHRKAFAPIGTPDRLLLGPGPSNAHPTVLKALSRTPIGHLDPLYVELMGEVQELLRYAWQTDNRLTLPMSGTGSAAMEATLANTVEPGDTVLVAVKGYFGLRLADMAGRYRAEVKTIEKPWGEWFSLDELEAALIEHKPAILAMVHAETSTGVCQPMEGIGDLCRKHDCLLLLDTVTSLGGVPLYIDEWKVDLAYSCSQKGLSCPPGLGPFTMGPRAEAKMTARQGKVPNWYLDVSLLNQYWGSDRVYHHTAPVNMNFGMREALRLLAEEGLDQAWARHRSNAEMLWSGLESLGLSMHVPADRRLPTLTTVRIPEGVDGKAFSQHLLNNHGIEVGGGLGSLAGKIWRIGLMGYNSNPENVNRLLNLFETELPRFSGSVAAAA
- a CDS encoding allophycocyanin subunit beta; the encoded protein is MRDAISGLIGRYDQLGRYFDRPAIDSINAYLDESTLRIQAVELINGSAAEIVREASQRLFRDEPDLLLPGGNAYTTRRLAACLRDMDYFLRYASYALVAGDSTILNERVLNGLDDTYKSLGVPTGPTVRSIVLLGEVVSEMLLANGAASDQLSTVLQPFDHLAKGLGETNVRQR
- the glnA gene encoding type I glutamate--ammonia ligase — its product is MSKSPQDVLRQIKDEGIELIDLKFTDLHGKWQHLTVCTDLLEEESFTEGLAFDGSSIRGWKGIQASDMAMVPDPNTAWVDPFYRHKTLSMICSIQEPRTGQPYERCPRALAQRALNHLASTGLADMAFFGPEPEFFLFDDVRYNSAEGGSFYSVDTIEAGWNTGRIEEGGNLAYKIQEKEGYFPVAPNDTAQDIRSEMLLLMGQLGIPTEKHHHEVAGAGQHELGMKFAELIEAADNVMTYKYVVRNVAKKYGKTATFMPKPVFNDNGSGMHVHQSLWKGGQPLFFGEGTYANLSQTARWYIGGILKHAPAFLAFTNPTTNSYKRLVPGFEAPVNLVYSEGNRSAAVRIPLTGPSPKAKRLEFRSGDALANPYLAFSAMLMAGLDGIKNQIDPGDGEDRDLFELAAEELSKIATVPASLNGALEALNADRAFLTAGGVFSDDFIDNWIDLKYEEVQQLRQRPHPHEFTMYYDA
- a CDS encoding class I SAM-dependent methyltransferase gives rise to the protein MASTPLSKLAYQTLQQGKSIAGLAHKELSTKLMELLAPDAVPKTEPVSAEVLGELRLDMGKLQEQDWQDAEQGIYPEQLLFDAPWLDWVSRYPQVWMDLPSTWDRRRERNVRDLPKETDKELYPEYYLQNFHHQTDGYLSDHSAGLYDLQVEILFNGTADAMRRRVLAPLKRGLKHFADRAPGSLKILDVATGTGRTLHQIRAAVPHAQLIGTDLSESYLRQANRWLNDGDASLVQLIRANGESLPLAGGSVQAVTSVFLLHELPAEARQNVLNEAWRVLEPGGVFVLADSVQMADSPKFAAVMENFRRVFHEPYYRDYIGDDIDARLSAAGFEGITAETHFMTRVWSARKPIAEAS
- a CDS encoding copper-binding protein → MTNPFRLRWLQGWTFQVVLMEGHVQVEAHGFGICLRTAVMPGESPQAAADRLVLSEDRRRRALHNAWLRGQDMAQPTEVSTTKEVAPSSNSLVVVG
- a CDS encoding DUF6439 family protein, yielding MTSPDAPWPDSAKAKAEELHQLLRIGDRDWHQLKSHRQRRGAELLAAAMVQLLRQGNSSDVEKLTQQALGWFKGELKDPGCPRH